In Opitutus sp., one genomic interval encodes:
- a CDS encoding DNA/pantothenate metabolism flavoprotein — protein MNILITAGATREPIDAVRFLSNISTGRTGALLADALAAHGHTVTVLHGEAAVRPSRVTDTESFSSTAALQAALRRRLGNAAHPYDAVIHCAAVSDYRPDSTHEGKMSSYAAELTVRLVPTPKLLPELKTYAAPRPLKVVGFKLTAGADAPARAAAVAKLFAAGTVDAVIHNDMDDLSTGDARPFHAWRAGQPAPETLAGIEGLIPWLTQFFGA, from the coding sequence GTGAACATCCTCATCACCGCCGGCGCGACCCGCGAACCCATCGACGCGGTGCGCTTTTTGTCCAACATCAGCACCGGCCGCACCGGAGCGCTGCTGGCCGACGCCCTCGCCGCCCACGGCCACACCGTCACGGTTCTCCACGGCGAAGCGGCCGTGCGCCCCAGCCGCGTGACCGACACCGAGTCGTTTTCCTCCACCGCAGCGCTGCAAGCCGCCCTGCGCCGCCGTCTCGGCAATGCCGCCCACCCCTATGACGCGGTTATCCACTGCGCCGCCGTCTCCGACTACCGCCCTGACTCCACTCACGAGGGTAAAATGTCCTCCTACGCCGCCGAACTGACGGTGCGCCTGGTGCCCACGCCAAAGCTGCTACCCGAGTTAAAAACCTACGCCGCGCCCCGACCGCTGAAGGTCGTTGGGTTCAAACTCACCGCCGGTGCCGATGCGCCGGCCCGCGCGGCGGCCGTGGCCAAACTGTTTGCCGCCGGCACCGTGGATGCGGTTATCCACAACGACATGGACGACCTGTCCACCGGCGACGCCCGCCCCTTCCACGCTTGGCGCGCCGGCCAACCCGCGCCCGAAACCTTGGCCGGAATCGAGGGGCTGATCCCCTGGTTGACGCAGTTTTTCGGGGCCTAA